A region of the Curtobacterium flaccumfaciens pv. betae genome:
GCGTCTCCCCCGCACCCTCGTCGCCACTGCCGCCGCAGCCCTCGCCGTCACCGGCATCACGGCTGGCGCAGCCGTCACCTCGTCGAACAGCGCCACCGCCGACGTCCGCACCGCCACGGACGCCCGCACCGTCGCCGTCACCGGCGATGCCGTCGTCGAGTCCAAGCGGCTGAGCTCCGCCGAAGCCATGCGGGCGGCCTCGGCCGCCCTCGCCGCTGCAGAGGCGGACGGCGCGGGCTTCGTCAGCGTCTCGGTCGTCGACCGCAACGGTCAGCTGCAGGCCTTCGTGCGCGGCGAGAACGCCGCGTCCCACACGATCAGTGCCTCGCGGCAGAAGGCGTACACCGCCGCGGCCTTCGGGTCGCCGACGTCCGAACTCGCGAAGCGCGCCACGGGCGACAACGCCGGGCTGAAGGACCTGCCCGGCACGCTGTTCCTCGCCGGGGCCGTGCCGGTCAAGGCGGGCGAGGCCTCCATCGGCGGCATCGGGGTCGGCGGCACCCCGTCGGGCGCCACGGACCAGGAGTACGCGCAGGCCGGGCTCGACGCGATCACGAAGTGACCGGGCGACGTCGGGGCGTGCTCCGACGACGCTGAGTCCGTCACGGCGACGGCGGGACGACCATCGGTCGCCCCGCCGTCGTCACGTCGTCGGGCCGTCCGGCGACCGCGCGGGGTGCGCCAAGCCGTCGAGGGCGATGATGCCCCGTCGGGTCGCCTCGGCCACCGCCCCGGCTCGGCCGTCGACACCGAGCTTCGCGAACACCCGCACCAGGTGCGTCTTCACCGTCGACTCGCTCATGAAGAGCCGCCCCGCGATCAGACGGTTCGTCGAGCCGTCAGCGAGCAGTTCGAGCACGTCGAGCTCACGTGGGGTCAGGGTCTCGTCCGGTCGGCGACCACGGTCGAGCATGCGTTCCGCCACGGCCCGCGTGTACACGGCGGTCCCGGTGGCCGCGGCCCGGACCGCGGCGGCGAGTTCCTCGGCGGTCGCGTCCTTGAGCAGGTACCCCGTCGCCCCGGCATCGAGCGCCCGCATGATCGACACGTCGGTCGCCGTGGCCGTGAACACGAGCACGCGGGTGGTCCGCACCAGTCCGGGGATCAGGTCGACACCGTTCCGCGTCCCCAGGCCCAGGTCGAGCACGACGACGTCCGGAGCCGCCTCGGCGACCAGGGCGCTCACGGCTTCCGGATCCCCGGTCGAGGCGACGACGTCGATGTCGGGGAAGGTCCCGAGGATCGCGGCGACACCGGACCGTAGCACCGGGTGGTCGTCGACGAGCAGGACGCGGGTCATGGTTCCTCCAACGGGACGGTCGCCCGCAGCACCGTACCGTCCGGGCCGGAGCGGATGTCGAGCGTGCCTCCGACGGCCTCGAGTCGCCGGCGCATCATCGTCAGGCCGTGTCCCCCGGTCGGCCCGGGCGTGACCGGCCGGCTCGGGTCGAAGCCACGGCCGTCGTCGCGGACGACGACTGCGACCGAGTCGTCCTGGTTCCGGAACTCCAGTGAGATCGACGCAGCGCCGGCGTGCCGTTCGGCGTTGCCGAGCGCCCCCTGCGCGCTCCGCAACAGGGCCATTGCACGTATCGGTGTCAGCGTCTGCGGCTCCCCGACCACCGACCAGCGGGCGCCCACGCGCTCGGCGGCTGTGGAGAGGGCGGCCGTCAACGAGTCCGTCGACCCGTCCGCCGCGCCGTTCGCTGACTCGCCGACGTCCGGGTGATCTGCTCCGAGGCCGTCGACCAGCGCGCGGGTGTCCACCACCGCGCTGCGCAGTGCACGGCGTGCCTGCTGCGCGAGGGCGTCGTCCCCGGACCGTTCCGCCGCTTCGGTCAGGAACAGTGCGCCCGCCACCGACTGCACCACCGTGTCGTGCAGCTCAGCGGCGACGTGCTGGCGTGCTTCGAGTGCACCGGCCCGCCGCTCGGAGGCAACGAGTCGCGCGCGGGTGGCGACGAGCTGCCGGACCGTTCGCGACCGCTCGTCCAGAGCCACCCGCGACACCACGATCGCGGCGAGGAACACCGCGCCGGACAGCAGACACCCCACGAGCAGCCCGGGGTCGTCGTTCCCGGTCAGACGGGGCACCGAGACCGCTGCGACGACGATCGCCGCAGCGCTGGCGAGCGTGGCCGGCACGAGCCGCGCGGTCGTCTGCAGCAGGACCACCAGCGGGACGACGCTCCACGCGGCGCTCGGGGCGACCACGACGAGCACGACCGCGAGCAGCGTCAGCCCGAGGGGCACCGCGACGGGGACCGGACGGCCCAGGAGCACGACAGCATTGGCCGAGCCCGCTGCGATCAGGGCGACCCCGAGGGTCACCGCGACGACGTGGTTCGGCTCACCGGCGTGGAACTGGTGGTACCGCAGCGTCCCGACGGCGGTGACGAGCGCCAGGGCTGCGGCGGCGAGGGTGCTCGCCCGGCGGCTGAGGCGCCGGCCCAGCCCGCGCCAGGACGACGAGGGTGGGACCGGGGGCACCGCACCAGGGTACGGACCCCCGGTCGGAGATCTGCTGTGCCGCTACTTCTTCTTCTTGGCCTTCTTGCCGTCGTCCTTCTTGGACTTCTTCGACTTCTTCTTGTCGTCGTCCTTCTTGGACGGCTTCTTGTCGTCGTCCTTCTTCTTCGACTTCTTCTTCTTGTCGTCGTCCTTCTTCGACTTCTTCTTCTTGTCGTCGTCCTTCTTCGACTTCTTCTTCTTGTCGTCGTCCTTTTTCGGCTTCGCCTTGCTCGCACCCGTCGGCAGCGGCAGGACGGCCGACACGGCCGCCGGCTCCGCCTGCGAGGCGTCGGCGTCGGCATCGCCGGACGCACCGGTCTCCGGCGACTCCAGCCCGTCGATCGGCTCGACGACCACGGCCGATCCGGTGTCCAGCTCGACGTCGACCGCGTGCTCCTCGAGCACCGGTGCCAGGGCGTCGGCGACCCGCTCGACCGTCAGCACCGCGTCCGCCTCGGCGAGTCGGAGCAGGGCCTGCGCGGTCCGGACCCGGGTGGTCGCCTTGCGCGCGAGGACGTCCGACCGTGCCCCTTCGAGGAACGTGCGCAGGGCGCGTTCCACGGCGGAGCGTCCGCGTGGGGCAGCGCGGTCGAGCCGATCGAGTTCCCCGGCGACCCCGGAGACGTCGTCGGCGACGTGCTCGTGGCGGACCGACTCGATGAGTGCGGCGATGGCGGCGGCGGCACGTTCGACCCCGGCGGAGCGCTGGTCGAGCACGACGAGCATCTCGACCACCGAGCCGTAGGTGACGGTCTCGAGGCGGACCGGCTCCGCGCCGCGACCGCGAACGACCAGGCGGGTGTCGGGTTTCGGCAGCCATGCGGCGAGGGCGGCGACCGTGGCGACGGAGCCCACGATCCGCTCGTACTCGCTGAGCACAAC
Encoded here:
- a CDS encoding GlcG/HbpS family heme-binding protein encodes the protein MRLPRTLVATAAAALAVTGITAGAAVTSSNSATADVRTATDARTVAVTGDAVVESKRLSSAEAMRAASAALAAAEADGAGFVSVSVVDRNGQLQAFVRGENAASHTISASRQKAYTAAAFGSPTSELAKRATGDNAGLKDLPGTLFLAGAVPVKAGEASIGGIGVGGTPSGATDQEYAQAGLDAITK
- a CDS encoding response regulator transcription factor, producing the protein MTRVLLVDDHPVLRSGVAAILGTFPDIDVVASTGDPEAVSALVAEAAPDVVVLDLGLGTRNGVDLIPGLVRTTRVLVFTATATDVSIMRALDAGATGYLLKDATAEELAAAVRAAATGTAVYTRAVAERMLDRGRRPDETLTPRELDVLELLADGSTNRLIAGRLFMSESTVKTHLVRVFAKLGVDGRAGAVAEATRRGIIALDGLAHPARSPDGPTT
- a CDS encoding sensor histidine kinase translates to MPPVPPSSSWRGLGRRLSRRASTLAAAALALVTAVGTLRYHQFHAGEPNHVVAVTLGVALIAAGSANAVVLLGRPVPVAVPLGLTLLAVVLVVVAPSAAWSVVPLVVLLQTTARLVPATLASAAAIVVAAVSVPRLTGNDDPGLLVGCLLSGAVFLAAIVVSRVALDERSRTVRQLVATRARLVASERRAGALEARQHVAAELHDTVVQSVAGALFLTEAAERSGDDALAQQARRALRSAVVDTRALVDGLGADHPDVGESANGAADGSTDSLTAALSTAAERVGARWSVVGEPQTLTPIRAMALLRSAQGALGNAERHAGAASISLEFRNQDDSVAVVVRDDGRGFDPSRPVTPGPTGGHGLTMMRRRLEAVGGTLDIRSGPDGTVLRATVPLEEP